The Coregonus clupeaformis isolate EN_2021a chromosome 37, ASM2061545v1, whole genome shotgun sequence sequence gaccactcatctactgaccacaaccacacatctactgaccagaaccacacaacttctgaccagaccacaaccacaaaactactgacaaCTCAACTGCTTACCACAACTTcttaccacaaccacacaacttctgaccacatctagtgacgacaaccacacaactactgacaacaaccataCAACTTCTGACCATGACCACACAACTGCttaccacatctagtgaccaaaaccacaaaactactgaccacaaccacacaacttctgaccacacaactactgacctctcatctactgaacacaactactgaccacaaccacacaacttctgaccagaagcacacaactactgaccacacaactactgacaactcaactgctgaccacaacttctgaccacaagcatacaactgcttaccacatctagtgacacaaccacacaactactgaccacaactacacaactactgaccacaaatacacaacttctgaccagaaGCACACacttactgaccacaaccacaaaacatctgaccacacaactactgacaactcaactgctgaccacaactactgaccacaaccacacaacttctcaccacaaccacacaacttctgaccacataactactgacctcTCATCTACTGAACACAACTACATAACTTCTGACCAGaagcacacaactactgaccacaaccacacaacttctgatcacacaactgctgaccacaacttctgaccacaaccactcaaCTTCTGAAAACAaccactcaactactgaccacaaaaacaCAACTTCTGAcatcaaccacacaactacttaccacatctagtgaccacaaccaaacaactactgacaacaacaacaacttctgaccacacccacacaactgcttaccacatctagtgaccacaaccacacaacttctgaccacacattTAACTACTGACCAtatccacacaactactgaccacaaccacaactactgaaccactactactgaccactactgactATCAATGGGCATTTAAAATGATTTAACTATTCGAAAAACATAatcaaagtacacctttttaaacTTCTTTCACATAAATAATTTAAAAAGAGCTTTAGCATGCCCCACAACTTTACTTGTAAAGTTACAatctagttattattattattacttctgctaccagtcactttctcataatccctgcctacatgtacatatctacctcaaatactccagtatccctgcacattgtaaatgtggtactgacactgaccatgTATATAGCTTCCTCGCTTATTTCTTATTATTAGTTTTTtctttattatatatatacacattttatttttatcagttatactattttgatattgattactgcactgttgggttgAGCTTGCAagtgaagcatttcactgtacttgaacTACAGTATATCTGTGAGTGAGACCCTGGGTGAATTCATACAGTacgtgtgtgcacatgcatgaTTGGAAGACCCAGGCCCAAGGCTAAAAATACCCTAAAATCACCTGAGGTTATTTTTCTTGACACTGCAGGACATAATTGGCTACCTCTTGCAATCTCCAGGATGGTTAATGTTTGAAATGGCGAATGATGGCTAATGTTTGCCTATGTTTATGGCATGTCTCTCCCAGGTGCTGGTGACTCTGCTATACTTGCTGGTCCTCCATGCCGTGGGCCTGGCGCCACTGAAGccctactctctgtctctgggtGAGCGCCTGCTGGTGCCCTCTATCTGTGGCAGTGCCCAGGCTGTGCTGGGTGTGTGGGCAGAGGCCAATGCCCACTCTGGCGTGTACCCACTCACCATGGGCCTGCTGCCCCTGTTCTGTGTGGGCTGGAGCCACGGCCTGCGGCTGGCACGACTCCCGTCAGTCCACCTAACGGGCCTTATCACAGTCATCACTTTCACCTCCGTCACTATTACAGGTAAATGCGTTTACAGTGTTTAGCTTGAGGGGAAAGTCGTCTCTCTTACCAGCATTGACCAGTTAATAACAGACTCATAGCATCAAATGTGTTGGCTGGTCAATCATATGTTGTGTCAGTACACTAACTCACCCCTTCTCCCTGCAGTGTCTCAGGGTCTCCCGTCAGTGGAGGTTCTGGAGTGTCTCTACGCCCCGCTGGCCCTCCTTCTCCACAGCCTCTCTCTGACCTGGCTGGCCAAGGTGGCTGAGAACGAGCGCCGGCGCCACAGCAGCTCCCATACCTCGCCCTTTGACCTGTACTTCACCCTGATGGTGAACCAGAGCCTGGTGCTGGGTTTCCTGTGCCTGCTGCACCCGGAGGGCCCCCGGGCACTGGGCGAGGGTAGCTGGCATAGCCTGCTATTCATGGGGTACCTGCTGGTCATTCTGCTGCTGGGAGCTCTACAGAATCTCTTGGTCGACATGACCGCTATGGCCTTCTCACCGCTGGCTGCAGCGCTACTCCACACAGCACGTGGATTAACAAGACCTTTGTACAGCCTATTGTAGAGATCCAACATAGAGGAGGATGAAGTTGAGAGACTAGTCAGTCTGAAGTCAGTTTTGCATCCCTCCTAATGATTAAAGGGAGGATTTGTCAAggataatctgatcctagatatgtGCCAGGAGCAAGATACATAGTTTTACTACAGTATTATTCACTCTAGGAGCCAAGACTTCAACTCCCATGGTGCAGCACTTGGGACTTTTATTACAATTGCATTTTGTTCCTAACATTTGGGCTGGATTGATTTGATTGTTAACTTCAACCATACAGGAATTATCAAGTGacttgaatcaaatcaaatcaagctttatttatacagcaaaTTTCAGACATGCAATGCAACGCAATGTGCCTTACAggaaaaaaacaatgaaaataaaagctgaaatatttactacaaaacaaacaaaaactaaAGAATGACACAAACTGAATGACTAAAAAGCAGCCTatggaaaagcaaagctaaaaagatgTGTTTTCAGATCTCTTTTTAAAATGTCCACAGTTTCattccccctcaggttctctggcaggctattccagaggctgggggcataataactaaagactgcctctccatgcctcttggtcctaggctttgggatagttaaaaggccagtgccagaggacctgagggacctactgggtacacaactgaaaagcatgtctgacatgtattggggtgcacaatcgtggattgatttaaaaacctaTAAAATAATCTTAAAATTAGTTCTAAACTCACAGGCTGCCAGTGcagaccttaaaaccggtgtaatgtgtgctctccatctggtcttggtcagtaccagtgctgcagcattctgtatgttttgcagttgacaaATGGCTTTCTttggtagaccagacaggagagcattatagtagtcaagcctgcttgtaataaaagcatggatgagtctctctgtgagcagcctgagagagaagcggctgcaccttggcaatgttcctcaggtggtaaaaagctattttggtcacattactaatgtgtgattcgaaatggagTTCAgcaatctaaaataacacctaggtttttttacctgctgttttatctttattgcctgtgaattaaaatgtgcggctagattctctctctgtgctttggctccaacaacaagtacctcggtcttgtcttgatttagctggaggaagttgtgagccatctgTGATGGACATTTTTGTTGGTGTTTTCTATTCTATACATTTCTATGTTCTATTCATGTGctgttctaataaccaatttctgtgttcatgcaagtgactgactgAACAAATCCTCACCATTAGtagctgcaatttggcagtatgcccagacCTTTGTTTTGcggtatctcagtttcaaggtctcatcttagagagaagaagccttgtgaggtattggtctgtcacatgttatgaaccagtattggttggtcacatgaatgaaacaaaacactaatgatgaattaattatgctaaatcatgcaaatatgacttgtctgtgtatagccgtatataagacaactgctgggactgccccggcagagcttctgacagacgttcactatggtgcattacgtttgttggaacctctccagcacgctgacaataaacaatgattaatttaagattgacttcgagtgtccctgtgtaaaaTAATTTCCTCAACATTTGGATTTTCTGTATTCACCTACTCAACTGTTTAATGTGCTAGGTAGAGACTTATTATGGACTGAGCATGCCATCTACTGGGGACTGATAGACAGTGCAACCCAATTAATACATATTGATCCCTCAAAAGCATTACATATGAATCTTAAAATAATATACATTTAATAAATATTGAAGCAGAAAGTGATTATCCAACAGAGATTGATAATAAAAAAATAGAGTAACTTTTTGAAGGTATACTAAAATGAAAAC is a genomic window containing:
- the si:ch211-248a14.8 gene encoding uncharacterized protein si:ch211-248a14.8 isoform X1, whose protein sequence is MMEQLRLNVEGLIVWLQPLFRSLRGSWTMTMDPRGTHPTTRGCLLTECPWWMRWRRSACTLRRLSSDVWKPLVPLLCFSAALVVVVLYALVDRLRSFVADIFIPQYHYPFAVPITFVQVLVTLLYLLVLHAVGLAPLKPYSLSLGERLLVPSICGSAQAVLGVWAEANAHSGVYPLTMGLLPLFCVGWSHGLRLARLPSVHLTGLITVITFTSVTITVSQGLPSVEVLECLYAPLALLLHSLSLTWLAKVAENERRRHSSSHTSPFDLYFTLMVNQSLVLGFLCLLHPEGPRALGEGSWHSLLFMGYLLVILLLGALQNLLVDMTAMAFSPLAAALLHTARGLTRPLYSLL
- the si:ch211-248a14.8 gene encoding uncharacterized protein si:ch211-248a14.8 isoform X2 yields the protein MTMDPRGTHPTTRGCLLTECPWWMRWRRSACTLRRLSSDVWKPLVPLLCFSAALVVVVLYALVDRLRSFVADIFIPQYHYPFAVPITFVQVLVTLLYLLVLHAVGLAPLKPYSLSLGERLLVPSICGSAQAVLGVWAEANAHSGVYPLTMGLLPLFCVGWSHGLRLARLPSVHLTGLITVITFTSVTITVSQGLPSVEVLECLYAPLALLLHSLSLTWLAKVAENERRRHSSSHTSPFDLYFTLMVNQSLVLGFLCLLHPEGPRALGEGSWHSLLFMGYLLVILLLGALQNLLVDMTAMAFSPLAAALLHTARGLTRPLYSLL